Proteins encoded together in one Pantoea sp. CCBC3-3-1 window:
- the fieF gene encoding CDF family cation-efflux transporter FieF (FieF, a metal efflux transporter, is a member of the CDF (cation diffusion facilitator) family of transporters.) has protein sequence MEQHYARLVNSAALAATVLASMLLLVKIVAWWYTGSVSLLAALVDSLVDIAASLTNLFVVRYSLQPADEEHTFGHGKAESLAALAQSMFISGSALFLFLTGLQHLTTPAEMRAPLVGIIVTLIALFSTLLLVTFQRWVVRKTRSLAIRADMLHYQSDVIMNGAILVALALSWYGFKRADALFALGIGVWILYNALRMGYEAVQLLLDRALPEADKEHIETIVVNWPGVEGVHDIRTRQSGPTRFIQLHLELDDHLTLFDAHLIAEQVERELLKKFPGSDVTIHQDPCSVVPEKPPGEL, from the coding sequence ATGGAACAACACTATGCGCGCCTGGTAAACTCTGCCGCGCTTGCTGCAACAGTTCTGGCTTCGATGCTACTTTTGGTAAAAATTGTTGCCTGGTGGTACACCGGCTCGGTCAGCCTGCTTGCCGCGCTCGTTGATTCTCTGGTTGATATTGCCGCCTCCCTGACCAACCTTTTTGTGGTTCGCTATTCCCTTCAGCCCGCCGATGAAGAACACACTTTTGGTCATGGCAAAGCCGAATCACTGGCGGCGCTGGCGCAAAGCATGTTTATTTCCGGCTCGGCGCTGTTTCTGTTTCTCACCGGTTTACAGCATCTGACCACGCCTGCTGAAATGCGAGCGCCGCTGGTGGGGATAATCGTAACGCTGATTGCGCTATTTTCTACACTGCTTCTGGTCACTTTTCAGCGCTGGGTGGTGCGCAAAACCCGCAGTCTCGCCATCCGTGCAGATATGCTTCACTATCAGTCTGACGTTATTATGAACGGGGCCATTCTGGTGGCGCTGGCGCTTAGCTGGTACGGTTTTAAACGTGCTGATGCTTTATTTGCGCTAGGGATCGGCGTGTGGATTTTATATAACGCGCTGCGTATGGGCTACGAGGCGGTGCAGCTGCTGCTCGACAGAGCGTTGCCGGAAGCGGATAAAGAGCACATTGAAACGATTGTTGTTAACTGGCCTGGCGTAGAAGGCGTTCATGATATTCGTACCCGCCAGTCAGGCCCGACACGCTTTATTCAGCTGCATCTTGAGCTGGACGACCATCTCACGCTTTTCGACGCGCACCTGATTGCTGAGCAGGTAGAGCGTGAATTACTGAAAAAATTTCCCGGTTCTGATGTGACCATCCACCAGGATCCCTGCTCGGTGGTTCCCGAAAAGCCGCCCGGTGAGCTATGA
- the cpxP gene encoding cell-envelope stress modulator CpxP has product MRKVTAVVVVPALILSFSAAWAAEVTTNDEMHQDGAALRSMTQIPQSHMFDGINLTEQQRQQMRDLMQQARHERSSISINDLEQLHEMIIADKFNETDYKARLDRIAKEEVTRQVEMARVRNQMYHLLTPAQQDVLKQKHQQRMSEMRKLAQMQQAVSLQAVSSPESKQ; this is encoded by the coding sequence ATGCGCAAAGTTACCGCCGTCGTTGTGGTTCCGGCGCTGATACTCAGTTTCTCCGCCGCATGGGCTGCAGAAGTGACGACGAATGACGAGATGCATCAGGACGGCGCGGCGCTACGCAGTATGACGCAAATTCCGCAAAGTCACATGTTTGATGGCATCAATCTCACAGAACAACAGCGTCAACAGATGCGAGATTTGATGCAGCAGGCTCGCCACGAGCGTTCTTCCATAAGTATTAACGATTTAGAACAGCTGCACGAGATGATTATTGCAGATAAATTCAACGAAACGGACTATAAAGCGCGGCTGGACAGGATTGCAAAAGAAGAAGTAACGCGACAGGTCGAAATGGCCCGTGTACGCAATCAAATGTATCACCTGTTAACGCCAGCTCAGCAGGACGTTTTGAAGCAGAAACATCAGCAGCGCATGAGTGAAATGCGCAAGCTGGCCCAGATGCAGCAGGCTGTATCACTGCAGGCAGTGAGTAGTCCCGAGAGTAAGCAGTAA
- a CDS encoding LysR family transcriptional regulator — protein MDKIHAMQIFVRVTELASFTRAAESMGLPKGSLSRQIQALENTMGAQLLHRTTRRVQLTQDGLVYYERCRDVLATLEEMDSLFQQDPATLSGRLRVDMPVSLACDYILPLLPDFMQHYPGIELELSSSDRRVDVIREGFDCVVRVGTLESSGLIARPLGKLTLINCASPDYLSRFGTPTTLEDLSAHAMVHYGQQLGAPPPGFEFYDGKICRYVKTGGTLTVNSTETYRNACMAGLGIIQAPESGMRKALKQKKLVEILPHFRAEPMPVSLIYPHRRNLARRVHVFMEWLTKAMKAYVA, from the coding sequence GTGGATAAAATTCATGCGATGCAAATCTTTGTCAGAGTAACCGAATTAGCAAGTTTTACCCGTGCCGCAGAAAGCATGGGGTTGCCAAAAGGTAGCCTTTCGCGACAAATTCAGGCGCTGGAAAACACCATGGGTGCGCAGCTGCTTCATCGTACGACAAGGCGCGTGCAGCTGACGCAGGACGGACTGGTTTATTACGAGCGCTGTCGGGACGTGCTGGCAACGCTTGAAGAGATGGATTCACTTTTCCAGCAAGATCCTGCCACGCTCAGCGGCCGCCTGCGGGTCGATATGCCGGTTAGCCTGGCTTGTGATTATATTTTGCCGCTGCTGCCCGACTTTATGCAGCACTACCCCGGTATTGAACTGGAGTTAAGCAGCAGCGATCGCCGTGTTGATGTGATCCGCGAAGGTTTTGACTGCGTTGTTCGCGTTGGCACGCTGGAGAGTTCAGGACTTATTGCAAGACCGTTGGGGAAACTGACCCTTATTAACTGCGCCAGCCCCGATTACCTTTCACGTTTTGGTACACCGACCACGCTGGAAGACCTCTCAGCGCATGCCATGGTGCATTACGGTCAGCAGCTGGGTGCGCCACCGCCGGGTTTTGAATTTTACGATGGTAAAATCTGCCGTTACGTGAAGACCGGCGGCACGCTGACTGTTAACAGCACCGAAACCTATCGCAACGCCTGCATGGCGGGCCTTGGCATTATTCAGGCACCGGAAAGCGGCATGCGTAAAGCGCTAAAACAGAAAAAACTGGTCGAAATCCTGCCGCATTTTCGCGCCGAGCCGATGCCCGTTTCGCTAATTTATCCGCACCGACGTAACCTTGCTCGTCGCGTTCACGTTTTTATGGAATGGCTGACAAAAGCAATGAAAGCTTACGTAGCCTGA
- a CDS encoding polymorphic toxin type 44 domain-containing protein: MAVIPLMPSGEFSLLAKNLLEARHRGMPRNMASPTVYYWFYHQVRNKGPWDYKQQGAKYQNFGNFNYGATGIVAGIPEGILLREAGWAQSRAGTADPRWGYWYKNIPYGDDPRDQYWIQQGIDYANQHRY, translated from the coding sequence ATGGCTGTTATCCCGCTTATGCCCTCAGGAGAGTTCTCTCTTTTAGCAAAAAACCTTTTGGAAGCTCGCCATCGTGGAATGCCGCGTAATATGGCCTCACCAACTGTATATTACTGGTTTTATCATCAAGTACGTAACAAGGGACCTTGGGATTACAAGCAGCAGGGGGCGAAATATCAGAATTTTGGCAATTTTAATTACGGTGCAACGGGTATTGTTGCCGGTATACCTGAAGGGATATTGTTGCGTGAGGCTGGCTGGGCGCAGAGCAGAGCTGGTACTGCCGATCCCCGATGGGGATACTGGTATAAAAACATCCCGTATGGGGATGACCCACGTGACCAGTACTGGATCCAACAGGGAATAGATTATGCCAATCAACATCGCTATTAA
- the cpxR gene encoding envelope stress response regulator transcription factor CpxR, translating to MNKILLVDDDRELTSLLKELLEMEGFDVLVAGDGEQALSLLDNSVDLLLLDVMMPKKNGIDTLKELRQQHQTPVIMLTARGSELDRVLGLELGADDYLPKPFNDRELVARIRAILRRSNWSEQQQHHDNSSPTLEVDHLRLNPGRQEASFDDLTLDLTGTEFTLLYLLAQHLGQVVSREHLSQEVLGKRLTPFDRAIDMHISNLRRKLPDRKDGHPWFKTLRGRGYLMVSAT from the coding sequence ATGAATAAGATCCTGTTGGTTGATGACGATCGCGAATTAACTTCGCTGTTGAAAGAATTGCTTGAAATGGAAGGGTTTGATGTCCTGGTTGCCGGTGACGGTGAACAGGCGCTGAGCCTGCTTGATAACTCTGTTGATCTGTTGTTACTTGATGTCATGATGCCGAAGAAAAACGGCATTGATACCCTGAAAGAACTGCGTCAGCAGCACCAGACACCGGTCATTATGTTAACCGCTCGCGGTAGCGAACTGGATCGGGTTCTGGGGCTGGAACTGGGCGCAGATGACTATTTGCCTAAGCCTTTTAACGACCGCGAGCTGGTGGCTCGGATACGCGCTATCCTGCGTCGTTCAAACTGGAGCGAGCAGCAACAGCATCACGACAACAGTTCTCCTACGCTTGAAGTGGATCACCTGCGCCTGAATCCAGGCCGCCAGGAAGCGAGTTTTGACGATTTGACGCTGGATCTGACAGGGACGGAGTTCACCCTGCTTTATCTTCTTGCTCAGCACCTGGGACAGGTCGTTTCCCGCGAGCATTTGAGTCAGGAAGTGCTTGGTAAACGCCTGACGCCTTTTGACCGCGCTATCGATATGCATATTTCCAATCTGCGCCGCAAACTGCCCGATCGCAAAGATGGACATCCGTGGTTTAAAACGTTACGCGGCAGAGGCTATTTGATGGTTTCTGCAACATGA
- the trmL gene encoding tRNA (uridine(34)/cytosine(34)/5-carboxymethylaminomethyluridine(34)-2'-O)-methyltransferase TrmL: MLNIVLFEPEIPPNTGNIIRLCANTGFRLHLIEPLGFTWDDKRLRRAGLDYHEFTAIARHADYAAFLAAEDPQHLFALTTKGTPAHSAVSYQAGDYLLFGPETRGLPATILDALPAEQKIRIPMQPDSRSMNLSNAVSVVVYEAWRQLDYAGALIK; this comes from the coding sequence ATGCTAAATATCGTATTATTTGAACCTGAAATTCCACCTAACACAGGCAATATCATACGCCTGTGCGCTAATACTGGCTTTCGCCTGCACTTAATCGAGCCGCTGGGCTTTACCTGGGATGATAAGCGACTGCGCCGTGCTGGCCTCGATTATCACGAGTTCACCGCTATTGCACGTCATGCTGATTATGCCGCTTTTCTCGCCGCAGAAGATCCGCAGCACCTCTTTGCATTAACCACTAAAGGAACGCCTGCGCACAGCGCAGTAAGCTATCAGGCGGGAGATTATTTACTGTTTGGTCCGGAGACCAGAGGCCTGCCCGCAACGATTTTAGATGCGCTGCCAGCAGAGCAGAAGATCCGCATTCCAATGCAGCCAGACAGCCGCAGTATGAACCTGTCGAATGCGGTTTCAGTGGTGGTTTATGAGGCCTGGCGCCAGCTGGATTATGCTGGCGCGCTGATTAAATAA
- the cysE gene encoding serine O-acetyltransferase → MPCVEPELIWDYIKEEARALAECEPMLASFYHATLLKHDDLGSALSYMLANKLANPIMPAIAIREIVQEAYKQDFSMIVSAACDIQAVRQRDPAIDKYSTPLLYLKGFHALQAYRIGHWLWNEGRRALAIYLQNEISVSFAVDIHPAAKIGRGIMLDHATGIVVGETAVIEDDVSILQSVTLGGTGKTSGDRHPKIREGVMIGAGAKILGNIEVGRGAKIGAGSVVLQPVPPHTTAAGVPARIVGKPTSDKPSMEMDQHFNGMVPGFEFGDGI, encoded by the coding sequence ATGCCGTGTGTTGAGCCTGAATTGATCTGGGATTATATCAAAGAAGAAGCGCGAGCCCTGGCGGAGTGCGAGCCAATGTTGGCCAGTTTTTACCACGCCACGCTGTTAAAACATGACGATCTTGGCAGCGCACTCAGCTATATGCTGGCCAACAAGCTCGCTAATCCCATCATGCCTGCCATCGCCATACGTGAGATTGTTCAGGAAGCCTACAAGCAGGACTTCTCCATGATTGTTTCTGCTGCCTGCGATATTCAGGCTGTGCGCCAGCGTGACCCTGCTATCGACAAATACTCCACGCCTCTGCTGTACCTTAAAGGTTTCCATGCTTTGCAGGCTTATCGCATTGGTCACTGGCTCTGGAATGAGGGCCGTCGTGCGCTTGCCATCTACCTGCAGAATGAAATCTCCGTCTCCTTCGCGGTGGATATCCACCCGGCGGCAAAAATCGGCCGTGGCATTATGCTCGATCATGCGACCGGCATTGTGGTGGGAGAAACCGCCGTCATTGAAGACGACGTTTCTATTTTGCAATCCGTGACGCTGGGCGGTACCGGGAAAACCAGCGGCGATCGCCACCCTAAAATACGTGAAGGCGTAATGATTGGCGCAGGTGCTAAAATCCTTGGCAATATTGAGGTCGGACGCGGTGCAAAAATCGGTGCAGGATCTGTCGTGTTACAACCCGTGCCGCCGCATACAACTGCGGCTGGCGTGCCCGCGCGTATTGTGGGCAAACCCACCAGCGATAAGCCTTCCATGGAAATGGATCAGCATTTCAATGGTATGGTGCCGGGTTTCGAGTTCGGCGACGGCATCTGA
- the cpxA gene encoding envelope stress sensor histidine kinase CpxA: MISSLTTRIFAIFWLTLALVLMLVLMVPKLDTRQMTPLLDNEQRQGTMIEQHVEAELMQDPPNDLMWWRRLFRAIDKWAPPGQRLLLVTSEGRVIGAQHNEMQVIRNFIGQSDNADHPQKKKYGRVEMIGPFSVRDGEDNYQLYLIRPASSSQLDFINLLFDRPLLLLIVTMLISSPLLLWLAWSLAKPARKLKHAADDVAAGNLRQRPELEAGPQEFLAAGSSFNQMVSALERMMTAQQRLLSDISHELRTPLTRLQLATALMRRRQGEGKELQRIEMEAQRLDGMINDLLVLSRTQHKNALVSEAMKANHLWSGVLDDAKFEAEQMGKTLEIPYPPGPWPLYGNPSALDSALENIVRNALRYSNSKISVSFSVDKQGITIHVDDDGPGVSAEDREQIFRPFYRTDEARDRESGGTGLGLAIVETAIQQHRGWVKADDSPLGGLRLTLWLPLYTSNN, from the coding sequence ATGATCTCCAGCCTGACCACCCGTATTTTCGCTATTTTTTGGCTGACGCTGGCACTGGTACTGATGCTGGTGTTGATGGTGCCTAAACTGGACACGCGCCAGATGACGCCGCTGCTCGATAATGAACAGCGGCAGGGTACGATGATCGAACAGCATGTTGAAGCGGAGCTGATGCAGGATCCGCCCAATGACCTGATGTGGTGGCGCAGGCTGTTTCGCGCAATAGATAAATGGGCGCCCCCTGGCCAACGTCTGCTGCTGGTCACCAGCGAAGGTCGGGTCATTGGCGCACAGCATAATGAAATGCAGGTGATCCGTAACTTTATCGGCCAGTCCGACAATGCCGATCACCCGCAAAAGAAAAAATATGGCCGGGTGGAAATGATTGGGCCTTTCTCCGTACGTGATGGGGAAGATAACTATCAGCTCTATCTGATCAGGCCAGCGAGCAGCTCCCAGCTCGACTTTATCAACCTGCTGTTCGACCGCCCGTTGCTGTTGCTGATTGTCACCATGCTGATCAGCTCACCGCTGCTGCTCTGGCTGGCATGGAGCCTGGCGAAACCGGCTCGTAAGCTTAAGCATGCTGCTGATGACGTGGCAGCCGGAAATCTGCGTCAGCGTCCGGAACTGGAGGCAGGCCCGCAGGAATTTCTGGCGGCAGGATCAAGCTTCAACCAGATGGTCAGTGCGTTGGAAAGAATGATGACGGCGCAGCAGCGGCTGCTCTCTGATATTTCCCACGAACTGCGTACGCCGTTGACGCGCTTACAGCTGGCGACAGCGTTAATGCGGCGACGTCAGGGCGAGGGCAAAGAGCTACAGCGTATTGAAATGGAAGCCCAGCGCCTGGACGGCATGATCAACGATTTGTTAGTCCTGTCTCGTACCCAGCATAAAAACGCACTGGTCAGCGAAGCGATGAAAGCGAATCATCTTTGGTCTGGTGTCCTGGATGATGCCAAATTTGAAGCCGAGCAGATGGGAAAAACGCTGGAAATCCCTTATCCGCCCGGGCCGTGGCCGCTGTACGGTAATCCGAGCGCCCTGGATAGCGCGCTGGAAAATATCGTGCGCAACGCCTTACGCTATTCAAATTCGAAAATATCAGTTAGCTTTTCCGTCGATAAACAAGGCATTACCATTCATGTTGATGATGATGGCCCTGGCGTCAGTGCCGAAGATCGTGAGCAAATCTTCCGCCCGTTTTATCGCACCGATGAAGCGAGGGATCGTGAATCTGGCGGCACCGGGCTTGGGCTGGCAATTGTGGAAACCGCTATCCAACAGCATCGCGGCTGGGTAAAAGCAGATGACAGCCCGCTCGGAGGCCTGCGGCTGACGCTCTGGTTGCCGCTCTATACCAGCAACAACTGA
- the pfkA gene encoding 6-phosphofructokinase produces the protein MIKKIGVLTSGGDAPGMNAAIRGVVRAALSENLEVFGIYDGYQGLVEDRMVNLDRYSVSDMINRGGTFLGSARYPEFREEATRAMAIDNMKKRGIDALVVIGGDGSYMGAKRLTEMGFPCIGLPGTIDNDVAGTDYTIGYFTALETVVEAIDRLRDTSSSHQRISIVEVMGRYCGDLTLAAAIAGGCEFIVLPEIPYTREELVQEIKAGIAKGKKHAIVAITEHICDIDELAKYIESETKRETRSTVLGHIQRGGAPVAYDRILASRMGAYSIELLLQGYGGRCVGIQNEKMVHHDIIDAIENMKRPFKGDWLDTAKKLY, from the coding sequence ATGATCAAAAAAATCGGTGTACTGACAAGCGGCGGTGACGCGCCTGGTATGAACGCAGCTATCCGGGGCGTTGTCCGTGCCGCGCTGAGTGAAAATCTGGAAGTTTTTGGCATTTATGATGGTTATCAGGGACTGGTAGAGGACCGGATGGTCAATCTGGACCGCTACAGCGTGTCAGATATGATTAACCGTGGCGGTACGTTCCTTGGCTCAGCGCGCTACCCGGAGTTCCGTGAAGAAGCGACTCGTGCCATGGCTATCGATAACATGAAAAAACGCGGTATCGACGCACTGGTGGTTATCGGCGGAGATGGCTCCTACATGGGGGCGAAACGCCTGACCGAAATGGGGTTCCCATGTATTGGCCTTCCGGGCACGATTGATAACGATGTGGCCGGGACGGACTACACGATTGGCTACTTCACCGCGCTGGAAACGGTAGTAGAAGCAATTGACCGCCTGCGCGACACCTCTTCCTCACACCAGCGTATTTCTATTGTCGAAGTGATGGGCCGCTACTGTGGCGATTTGACGCTGGCGGCTGCAATTGCGGGCGGCTGTGAGTTTATCGTACTGCCAGAAATCCCCTACACGCGTGAAGAGCTGGTGCAGGAAATCAAAGCGGGTATTGCGAAGGGTAAAAAGCATGCCATCGTGGCGATTACCGAGCACATTTGCGATATCGATGAGCTGGCAAAATATATCGAATCGGAAACCAAACGGGAAACGCGCTCAACGGTTTTAGGCCATATCCAGCGCGGTGGTGCGCCAGTGGCTTACGATCGAATTCTGGCTTCACGCATGGGCGCTTACTCGATTGAGCTGCTGCTACAGGGCTATGGCGGTCGCTGCGTCGGCATCCAAAACGAAAAAATGGTGCATCACGACATCATTGACGCTATCGAAAACATGAAGCGTCCGTTTAAAGGCGACTGGCTGGATACCGCCAAGAAACTTTACTGA
- the yhjD gene encoding inner membrane protein YhjD produces the protein MTENKPADSAKGDDKPLINIKTGNKTVDKSITRVSRLVSWFQAIPTVAHFIRAGERFSDRLGSQFGAAITYFSFLSLIPILMVSFAAVGFVLASNQDLLTELINKLVNSISDPTLATTLKNTVTTAVQQRTTVGITGLLVALYSGISWMGNLREAVRAQSRDVWERNEQDEEKIYFKYTRDFISLIGLVLALIITISLTSVAGAAQDAIVRALGLDGIEWLRPVMTLIALSISILANYLLFLWIFWRLPRHKPRKKALFRGTLLAAIGFEVIKFIMTLTLPKLASSPSGAAFGSVLGLMAFFYFFARLTLFCAAWIATAKYADDKPEEEAEQV, from the coding sequence ATGACGGAAAATAAACCAGCAGATAGCGCTAAAGGCGACGATAAGCCACTGATCAATATTAAAACCGGAAACAAAACCGTCGATAAATCGATTACCCGGGTTTCCAGACTGGTTAGCTGGTTTCAGGCCATTCCAACGGTGGCACATTTCATCCGTGCCGGGGAACGATTTAGCGATCGGCTGGGCAGCCAGTTTGGCGCGGCCATCACCTATTTCTCTTTTTTGTCACTGATCCCCATTCTGATGGTGTCGTTCGCCGCAGTGGGTTTTGTGCTGGCTTCCAACCAGGATTTGCTTACGGAGTTAATCAATAAGCTGGTAAACAGTATCAGCGATCCTACGCTGGCTACCACGCTAAAAAATACCGTTACCACGGCGGTTCAGCAGCGTACAACCGTAGGGATTACCGGATTGCTTGTGGCGCTTTATTCCGGCATCAGCTGGATGGGCAATTTGCGTGAAGCGGTTCGCGCTCAGTCACGCGATGTCTGGGAACGTAACGAGCAGGACGAAGAAAAAATTTATTTTAAATATACTCGCGATTTCATCTCGCTGATTGGGCTGGTGCTGGCGCTGATTATCACCATTTCACTCACCTCCGTGGCGGGTGCAGCACAGGATGCCATAGTCCGCGCGCTTGGCCTGGACGGTATTGAATGGCTGCGGCCGGTGATGACGCTTATCGCGCTGTCGATTTCAATTCTGGCCAACTATCTGCTGTTCTTGTGGATTTTCTGGAGATTACCGCGCCATAAACCTCGCAAAAAAGCGCTGTTCCGCGGCACGCTGCTGGCGGCAATTGGCTTTGAGGTGATTAAATTTATCATGACGCTGACGCTGCCAAAACTGGCTTCTTCGCCTTCTGGTGCCGCATTTGGTTCAGTACTGGGCCTGATGGCGTTTTTCTACTTCTTCGCCCGTTTGACGCTGTTCTGCGCCGCCTGGATAGCCACCGCAAAATATGCCGATGATAAACCTGAAGAGGAAGCCGAACAGGTTTAA
- a CDS encoding sulfate ABC transporter substrate-binding protein, with amino-acid sequence MKKWSVGLTLLLASTSVLAKDIQLLNVSYDPTRELYEQYNKAFSAHYKQETGDNVVIRQSHGGSGKQATSVINGIRADVVTLALASDVDAIAQRGRIDKNWIKRMPDNSAPYTSTIVFLVRKGNPKQIHDWQDLIKPGVSVITPNPKTSGGARWNYLAAWGWALDENNGDASKAEDYIKALFKNVEVQDSGARGATNTFVERGIGDVLIAWENEAYLAVNKLGKDQFEIVTPSESILAEPTVSVVDKVVDERDTRKVADDYLKYLYSPEGQDIAAQNFYRPRDPAVAKKYADKFAPVKLFTIDDPKFGGWTKAQKTHFADGGTYDKAMQR; translated from the coding sequence ATGAAGAAGTGGAGTGTCGGATTAACCCTGTTACTGGCATCAACAAGTGTTCTGGCGAAGGATATCCAGCTGTTAAACGTCTCTTACGATCCGACTCGTGAGCTGTACGAACAGTACAACAAAGCCTTCAGCGCGCATTACAAGCAGGAAACCGGCGATAACGTGGTGATTCGTCAGTCACATGGCGGCTCGGGCAAGCAGGCAACTTCGGTGATCAACGGCATCCGTGCCGATGTGGTGACGCTGGCACTGGCTTCTGATGTTGACGCCATTGCACAACGCGGACGTATTGATAAAAATTGGATAAAGCGTATGCCGGACAATTCCGCGCCTTATACCTCAACAATTGTTTTCCTGGTCCGTAAAGGCAATCCCAAACAGATTCATGACTGGCAGGATTTGATCAAGCCGGGCGTTTCCGTGATTACGCCTAACCCGAAAACATCCGGTGGCGCGCGCTGGAACTATCTCGCAGCCTGGGGATGGGCGCTGGATGAAAACAACGGCGATGCTTCGAAAGCAGAAGACTACATCAAAGCGCTGTTCAAAAACGTTGAGGTACAGGATTCAGGTGCGCGTGGTGCAACCAATACGTTTGTAGAGCGCGGCATTGGCGACGTGCTTATCGCATGGGAAAACGAAGCTTACCTGGCGGTGAATAAACTGGGTAAAGATCAGTTCGAAATCGTGACGCCGAGCGAATCTATCCTGGCGGAGCCAACGGTTTCCGTGGTTGATAAAGTCGTGGATGAGCGCGATACCCGTAAAGTAGCCGACGACTACCTGAAGTATCTCTATTCTCCGGAAGGCCAGGACATTGCGGCGCAGAATTTCTATCGTCCACGCGACCCCGCCGTGGCGAAGAAATACGCTGATAAATTTGCACCAGTTAAGCTGTTCACCATTGACGATCCTAAGTTCGGTGGCTGGACAAAGGCGCAGAAAACGCACTTTGCTGATGGTGGTACCTACGACAAGGCCATGCAGCGCTAA
- a CDS encoding CDP-diacylglycerol diphosphatase — translation MQGRKRVLIVATVILILTAGCASVAMNFHHNSNALWKIVSQECIPNQQQNNDPTPCRQVDIRNGYVVLKDRDGPLQFLLLPTEKISGIESPELLNPSTPNFFAEAWRSRHFMEERRGSPVDDSAVALSINSQRGRTQNQLHIHISCLRPDIRQRLDSLDASLTNRWQLEQLGEHQYQVKIITRDEFKRTSPFIRIANELPDAREEMGKYGVAVAAMPNGRRALMVIKRNLLLLNQGSAEELQDHSCKILK, via the coding sequence ATGCAGGGACGAAAGCGTGTCCTGATTGTGGCGACAGTTATCCTGATCCTGACGGCAGGATGTGCTTCCGTAGCCATGAATTTCCACCATAATTCCAATGCGCTATGGAAAATAGTTAGTCAGGAATGCATCCCTAATCAGCAACAAAATAACGATCCGACACCTTGTCGACAGGTCGATATTCGTAATGGTTATGTGGTACTGAAAGATCGCGATGGTCCACTGCAATTTTTACTGCTGCCGACGGAAAAAATTAGCGGTATCGAAAGTCCCGAGCTGCTTAACCCGTCCACGCCTAATTTCTTTGCCGAGGCATGGCGTTCACGTCATTTCATGGAAGAACGACGAGGCTCGCCGGTCGATGACAGTGCTGTGGCGCTGAGTATTAATTCACAGCGTGGCAGAACGCAGAATCAGCTTCATATCCATATTTCCTGCCTGCGTCCTGATATTCGCCAGCGGCTGGATAGCCTGGATGCTTCGCTGACCAATCGCTGGCAGCTGGAGCAGTTAGGTGAGCATCAGTATCAGGTCAAAATCATTACCAGAGATGAATTTAAGCGAACCAGTCCGTTTATCCGTATTGCTAACGAACTGCCTGATGCCCGTGAAGAAATGGGGAAATACGGTGTGGCGGTGGCAGCGATGCCGAATGGTCGGCGTGCGCTGATGGTGATTAAACGTAATTTGCTGTTGTTGAATCAGGGTTCGGCAGAAGAACTTCAGGATCACAGCTGCAAAATATTGAAATGA